One part of the Pseudomonas urmiensis genome encodes these proteins:
- a CDS encoding type II secretion system F family protein, with protein MTGALLLALSPLLLGVALLLFRLALYKRGEERILQRLGRAYRSVRSGKARREWFDPLLQRAGVDTAAFNPRPWLLAWGGLVMAGLLASGWAFGLMVLLSVPVLGYLYLSWRYRLRVRQIIQQLPGLLDYSVRSLKAGRTLNDSVLGGIDGTREPLRSAMERVRRNVRLGVALEVAVSELAELYDQDEMRLFALGLRINQQYGGNASELMENLIKLIREREQGTRQLKALTGETRVTAWILGALPLSMVGYFLLGNPGYLLGMWRDSQGQMLLLLAFAFQALGCLVLWRMMRSL; from the coding sequence GTGACTGGCGCCCTGCTGCTGGCGCTGTCGCCGCTGTTGCTCGGCGTCGCCCTGCTGCTGTTTCGCCTGGCCCTGTACAAGCGCGGCGAGGAGCGCATTCTGCAGCGCCTGGGCCGAGCCTATCGCTCGGTGCGCAGCGGCAAGGCGCGGCGTGAATGGTTCGACCCGCTGCTGCAACGGGCAGGCGTGGATACTGCCGCGTTCAATCCCAGGCCATGGCTGCTGGCGTGGGGCGGATTGGTCATGGCTGGCCTGCTGGCCTCTGGCTGGGCGTTCGGCTTGATGGTGCTGTTGAGTGTGCCTGTGCTGGGCTATCTGTACTTGAGTTGGCGATATCGGCTGCGCGTGCGCCAGATCATCCAGCAACTGCCGGGCCTGTTGGACTACAGCGTGCGTAGCTTGAAGGCCGGGCGGACGCTGAACGATTCGGTGCTGGGCGGAATCGATGGCACTCGCGAACCGCTGCGTTCGGCCATGGAGCGGGTGCGGCGCAATGTCCGCCTGGGGGTAGCGCTGGAGGTAGCGGTCAGCGAGCTGGCCGAACTCTATGATCAGGACGAAATGCGCCTGTTCGCCCTTGGTCTGCGGATCAACCAGCAGTATGGCGGCAATGCCAGCGAGTTGATGGAGAACCTGATCAAGCTGATCCGCGAGCGCGAACAAGGCACGCGCCAGCTCAAGGCCTTGACCGGTGAAACCAGGGTCACCGCATGGATTCTCGGGGCGCTGCCGTTGAGCATGGTCGGCTACTTCCTGCTCGGTAACCCCGGCTACTTGCTGGGTATGTGGCGCGACAGCCAGGGGCAGATGCTGCTGTTACTGGCCTTTGCCTTCCAGGCGCTTGGTTGCCTGGTGCTATGGCGCATGATGAGGAGCCTGTGA
- a CDS encoding DUF3613 domain-containing protein yields the protein MLRSLILLACIPLAAVAEEPPRQPPAQTATEALLRVQSSNQQASTKLQRQTASERDQSMYRWLETYKYPIPDHFRWVKISTENN from the coding sequence ATGCTCAGATCCTTAATTCTCCTGGCCTGCATTCCCCTGGCAGCAGTGGCCGAAGAACCGCCACGCCAGCCGCCAGCGCAAACCGCCACCGAAGCCCTGTTGCGCGTGCAATCGAGCAACCAGCAAGCCTCGACCAAGCTCCAGCGGCAAACCGCCAGCGAGCGCGACCAATCGATGTACCGCTGGCTGGAAACCTACAAGTACCCGATCCCCGACCATTTCCGCTGGGTGAAGATCAGCACTGAGAACAACTAG
- a CDS encoding type II secretion system F family protein: MAWLICAVFLLAGFALLGMQALKQLRVRLLIARRLQGQLAREERLGDWLHWLGSSNLGRRLQRLDGETQALLDRVGWRRSRQRALFAAVQLGLPLLAVGLTLLLQHGLMGAWTGHWLVRPLCALGVGYLLPKRLLALAAARRQQRIALEVSLLIPLLRILFETGLAVEQALRVLSHEGRTLVPEISEELRLVLQRVDSGLALAPELEKTAKLLAVDELIDTCVILRQLLVQGSGAMKSLQALKTLLDDRRMTRLQERVSKMSAKMSAVMMIFLFPALLIVLAGPGLTALARALGS; this comes from the coding sequence ATGGCCTGGCTGATCTGCGCGGTGTTCCTGCTGGCTGGATTCGCCTTGCTCGGCATGCAGGCCTTGAAGCAGTTGCGCGTACGTTTGCTGATCGCGCGGCGCTTGCAAGGTCAGCTGGCACGCGAGGAGCGGTTGGGCGACTGGCTGCACTGGCTAGGCAGCAGCAACCTGGGGCGGCGCTTGCAGCGGCTCGATGGCGAAACCCAGGCGCTGCTTGATCGTGTGGGTTGGCGGCGCAGTCGCCAGCGAGCGCTGTTTGCCGCTGTCCAGTTGGGGCTGCCGCTACTGGCAGTGGGCCTGACGCTGCTGTTGCAACACGGATTGATGGGCGCCTGGACTGGCCATTGGTTGGTGCGGCCGTTGTGTGCCTTGGGGGTCGGCTATCTACTGCCCAAGCGCCTGCTGGCGCTGGCGGCTGCGCGTCGTCAACAGCGCATCGCCCTGGAAGTGAGCTTGCTGATTCCCTTGTTGCGCATCCTCTTTGAAACCGGCCTGGCCGTCGAGCAAGCCCTGCGGGTGCTCAGTCACGAAGGGCGTACCTTGGTGCCGGAGATCAGCGAAGAGCTGCGCCTGGTCCTGCAACGGGTGGACTCCGGCCTGGCGCTGGCGCCTGAGCTGGAAAAGACTGCGAAACTGCTGGCGGTCGATGAGCTGATCGACACCTGCGTGATCCTGCGCCAGCTACTGGTGCAGGGCAGTGGGGCGATGAAGTCGCTGCAAGCCCTGAAGACCTTGCTCGATGACCGCCGGATGACCCGTTTGCAGGAGCGGGTGTCGAAGATGTCGGCGAAGATGTCGGCGGTGATGATGATATTTCTGTTTCCGGCCCTGCTGATTGTCTTGGCCGGACCTGGCTTGACCGCGTTGGCGCGGGCCTTGGGATCGTGA
- a CDS encoding TadE/TadG family type IV pilus assembly protein — MQAGLAGRQKGAAAIEFVAVFMVFFAVFYGLVSYALPMLMLQSFNQASSEAVRRCVALDPATANFQAQAQTLARQVVAQQLAWMPKSLAFQANDTQVSLVDDLLTVTITYPKQRLTAVVPVLVLPVIGEVPRLPAQLKAQASLQL; from the coding sequence ATGCAAGCAGGCCTGGCAGGACGGCAAAAAGGCGCAGCAGCCATCGAATTTGTCGCGGTATTCATGGTGTTTTTTGCGGTGTTCTATGGCCTGGTCAGCTATGCGCTGCCGATGCTCATGTTGCAGTCGTTCAACCAGGCTAGCAGTGAGGCGGTGCGCCGCTGCGTGGCGCTCGATCCGGCTACGGCCAACTTCCAGGCGCAGGCGCAGACCCTGGCGCGCCAGGTGGTGGCTCAGCAACTGGCGTGGATGCCCAAGTCGTTGGCCTTCCAGGCCAACGATACCCAGGTCAGCCTGGTCGATGACTTGCTGACCGTGACGATCACCTACCCCAAGCAACGCCTGACCGCCGTGGTCCCGGTGTTGGTGCTGCCGGTAATCGGTGAGGTACCACGCCTGCCTGCGCAGTTGAAGGCCCAAGCGAGTTTGCAACTGTGA
- a CDS encoding PAS domain-containing sensor histidine kinase produces MSGLFDRWRTAPLPVTEAAPPVAIGLQVWLDDQARVLRLSGPLRSALALPSHSGARVHDYLERHSWLVLEGEPADWQGLALDLDFHTVLGHVLHTRGWLLRQGEGWMLQLFDIGDLLHERDSGRHEHAEHQLAVQIGDALREAGEAHLVQAATEQLQRLAEHWQAASLRLMLHEGGQWRSYASSDDWPWPEQQRLQSWLEQLPPHALLDTRAYPDWLTRSAGATLCLLPYRQGAQVQAWLLCAGVKQRLQLESAEPLMQALAQPLVSRLHQAQAQRLACHLDQLQGQLGAGWWQWPRQEPLQLDPSLAASLGLPRVLSQAQWLALVHPADREPAQLALEQAWAGRELNLSLRLVHAEVPRWVHWAGQLHAGQLRGFLLDISALKEQEQQAGAARERLENLIASSPAVIYVQRCVEGALLGEFYSASLTPLLGWANDSEQARQPGLAVHPDDHGLWLQRTRSLLRDGQVRCRLRLRDSLGGYHWILDEARLLRDDLGQPREVVGLWLDVSEATEAAERVRQSEERYRVLVEDSPAMICRYRPDLSLVFGNRPLADYLHCSPEQLVGMNLGQWMSQGQRDEFLQRLQALTPQQPMSSAEICLQLPGREHAWWIWADRGLFDEQGRLLEVQAVGRDNTEVRRSQRQLLQGAKMATLGELATGLLHEINQPLNVMRMATANALKRLQNGDVDPAYLEQKLQRIEAQIERTARLVDHMRVFGRRSEVEGTRFAAWSAVQGAVALLEEGLQGKGVTLQVEQPSDQPQVMGHADQLEQVLINLMVNARDALLDKRGGQGKLCIHQTLTAGQVLLWVQDNGGGIDPLLLERIFEPFFTTKAAGVGTGLGLSVSHGIVAAMGGSLSVDNRNGGACFCISLPCA; encoded by the coding sequence GTGAGTGGCCTGTTCGATCGTTGGCGCACAGCGCCACTGCCTGTCACCGAAGCTGCGCCGCCGGTGGCCATCGGGCTACAGGTCTGGCTGGACGATCAGGCGCGGGTATTACGTCTGTCCGGCCCGCTGCGCAGCGCACTGGCTTTGCCTAGCCACAGCGGTGCGCGGGTCCATGACTATCTTGAGCGACACAGCTGGCTGGTGCTCGAAGGTGAGCCTGCCGATTGGCAGGGGTTGGCCTTGGACCTGGATTTTCATACCGTGCTTGGCCATGTCTTGCATACCCGCGGCTGGTTGTTACGCCAGGGCGAGGGCTGGATGCTGCAACTGTTCGACATCGGCGATCTGCTGCATGAGCGTGACAGTGGCCGTCACGAGCATGCCGAACATCAGTTGGCGGTTCAGATCGGTGATGCCCTGCGCGAAGCCGGCGAGGCGCATCTGGTGCAGGCAGCGACCGAACAGTTGCAACGGCTAGCCGAGCACTGGCAAGCGGCGTCGTTGCGATTGATGCTGCATGAGGGCGGACAATGGCGCAGTTACGCCAGCAGTGATGACTGGCCTTGGCCCGAGCAGCAGCGGCTACAGTCCTGGTTGGAGCAGTTACCGCCGCACGCGCTGCTCGACACGCGTGCTTACCCTGATTGGTTGACCCGTAGCGCCGGTGCCACGCTTTGCCTGTTGCCTTACCGGCAGGGCGCGCAGGTGCAGGCCTGGTTGCTCTGCGCTGGCGTCAAGCAAAGGTTGCAGCTGGAGTCGGCAGAGCCGTTGATGCAGGCGCTAGCCCAGCCGTTGGTGAGCCGTTTGCATCAGGCCCAGGCGCAGCGCCTGGCGTGTCATCTGGATCAATTGCAAGGGCAGCTGGGTGCCGGTTGGTGGCAATGGCCACGACAAGAGCCGCTGCAGTTGGACCCGAGTCTAGCCGCCAGCCTTGGCTTGCCGCGCGTGCTGAGCCAGGCGCAATGGCTGGCACTTGTGCACCCCGCTGATCGCGAGCCTGCACAGCTGGCCCTGGAACAGGCCTGGGCAGGGCGCGAGCTGAACCTCAGCCTGCGCTTGGTGCACGCCGAGGTACCGCGCTGGGTGCATTGGGCAGGTCAACTGCACGCTGGCCAGTTACGCGGATTTCTACTCGATATCAGTGCGCTCAAGGAGCAAGAGCAGCAGGCCGGCGCTGCGCGTGAGCGGCTGGAGAACCTGATTGCCAGCTCTCCGGCGGTGATCTACGTTCAGCGCTGCGTCGAGGGTGCCTTGCTGGGCGAGTTCTACAGCGCCAGCCTTACGCCCCTGCTGGGGTGGGCCAACGACAGTGAGCAGGCGCGCCAGCCCGGGCTGGCGGTGCATCCCGATGATCATGGCCTGTGGTTGCAGCGCACCCGCAGTCTGCTACGTGACGGCCAGGTACGCTGTCGCCTGCGTCTGCGTGACAGCCTTGGCGGCTATCACTGGATCCTCGATGAAGCGCGCCTGCTGCGTGACGACCTTGGCCAGCCGCGGGAAGTGGTCGGGCTGTGGCTAGACGTCAGTGAGGCGACCGAAGCGGCTGAACGGGTCCGTCAGAGTGAGGAGCGCTACCGGGTGCTGGTGGAAGATTCACCGGCGATGATCTGTCGCTACCGTCCAGATTTGAGCCTGGTTTTCGGCAATCGGCCCTTGGCCGATTACCTGCACTGTAGCCCTGAGCAGCTAGTCGGCATGAACTTGGGCCAGTGGATGTCCCAGGGCCAGCGCGATGAATTTCTCCAGCGCTTGCAAGCGCTGACGCCGCAGCAGCCGATGAGCAGCGCGGAAATCTGTTTGCAGTTGCCTGGGCGTGAGCATGCCTGGTGGATCTGGGCCGACCGCGGCCTGTTCGACGAACAGGGCCGGTTACTGGAAGTCCAGGCGGTAGGCCGGGACAACACCGAGGTGCGGCGTAGTCAGCGGCAATTGTTGCAGGGGGCCAAGATGGCCACCTTGGGCGAGTTGGCCACAGGCTTGCTGCACGAAATCAATCAGCCGCTCAACGTCATGCGCATGGCGACGGCCAATGCGCTCAAGCGTCTGCAAAATGGCGATGTAGACCCGGCCTACCTGGAGCAGAAGCTGCAGCGTATCGAGGCACAGATCGAGCGTACGGCGCGGCTGGTGGACCACATGCGGGTATTCGGCCGGCGCTCGGAGGTCGAAGGCACGCGCTTTGCCGCCTGGTCGGCGGTGCAGGGGGCGGTGGCACTGCTCGAGGAGGGGCTGCAAGGCAAGGGCGTGACCCTGCAGGTTGAGCAGCCCAGCGATCAGCCGCAGGTGATGGGCCATGCGGATCAGTTGGAGCAAGTGCTGATCAACCTGATGGTCAACGCCCGTGACGCGCTGCTGGACAAGCGCGGCGGCCAAGGCAAGCTCTGCATTCACCAAACCCTCACAGCCGGGCAGGTATTGCTGTGGGTGCAAGACAACGGCGGTGGTATCGACCCACTGCTACTGGAGCGGATCTTCGAGCCGTTCTTCACCACCAAGGCAGCCGGTGTCGGCACCGGGCTTGGCTTGTCGGTAAGCCATGGCATCGTGGCCGCCATGGGCGGCAGCTTGAGCGTCGACAACCGCAATGGCGGTGCCTGTTTCTGCATCAGCTTGCCGTGTGCCTAG
- a CDS encoding response regulator transcription factor, translating to MIVNKTVSEVKILVVDDQAVIVEELCEFLESQGYVCVAAHSTGEAIERYQAEDAIGLVLCDLHMPGRDGIELVRALKEIAGRQRMFEAIMLTGRADKQDVIRALREGFADYYQKPMDLNELLEGVRRQEQALLERRRNFRELGSLNQRLQYLADSIDDLYQDLEKARGQGVHRRATDAEEPEGELPAVFEKLSPRQLEVAKLVSKGKTNYQIACELGITENTVKLYVSQVLRLTHMHNRTQLALALTPRSSPLHQRFTTH from the coding sequence TTGATCGTGAACAAGACCGTGAGTGAGGTGAAGATTCTGGTTGTCGATGACCAGGCGGTAATTGTCGAAGAGTTATGTGAATTTCTCGAAAGCCAAGGCTATGTGTGCGTTGCCGCCCACTCGACTGGCGAAGCGATCGAACGCTACCAAGCCGAAGACGCAATCGGCCTGGTGCTTTGCGATTTGCATATGCCCGGGCGCGATGGCATCGAACTGGTCCGGGCGCTGAAAGAGATTGCTGGCCGCCAGCGCATGTTCGAAGCGATCATGCTCACGGGCCGCGCCGACAAACAGGATGTGATCCGTGCCCTGCGCGAGGGGTTTGCCGATTACTATCAAAAGCCCATGGACCTCAACGAACTGCTCGAAGGCGTACGTCGACAGGAGCAGGCGCTGCTGGAGCGGCGGCGCAATTTCCGCGAGCTGGGCAGCCTGAACCAACGCCTGCAATATCTGGCGGACTCCATCGACGACCTTTACCAGGATCTGGAAAAGGCCCGCGGCCAAGGTGTGCACCGACGCGCCACCGATGCCGAAGAGCCAGAGGGTGAACTGCCGGCAGTGTTCGAGAAACTCTCGCCACGTCAGCTGGAAGTGGCCAAGCTGGTCAGCAAGGGCAAGACCAATTACCAGATCGCCTGTGAGCTGGGCATCACCGAGAACACTGTGAAGCTGTACGTGTCGCAGGTGCTGCGCCTGACCCACATGCACAACCGCACCCAGCTGGCGCTGGCCCTGACGCCACGCTCATCACCCCTGCACCAGCGTTTTACCACCCACTAG
- a CDS encoding tetratricopeptide repeat protein has product MRSILIALGLLLLSGCAGHSPQGLAQVFAGNTCGKPDADQQLALNLADEMLNDGRPHASLAHLQQLPDELDQVRLRKAKVLRLLGRSEAEPLYRSLLGGCLASEGEHGLGQLASARGDDAQALRNLQRAVRLAPTDEKVRNDLGVVLMNLGDHEQARFEFLTAIELKDDNPLPAVNLVALSLLQDNWQQAADLVARLRLKPAQFAEAQARARQLKSTGRGVLPVS; this is encoded by the coding sequence ATGAGATCAATATTGATAGCCCTGGGGCTGTTGCTGCTTAGCGGTTGCGCCGGGCACTCGCCGCAGGGCCTGGCGCAGGTGTTCGCTGGCAACACATGCGGCAAGCCCGACGCTGACCAGCAGTTGGCCCTGAACCTGGCGGATGAAATGCTCAACGACGGCCGCCCGCATGCCAGCCTTGCGCATTTGCAGCAGTTGCCAGATGAACTCGACCAGGTGCGCCTGCGCAAAGCCAAGGTCCTGCGCCTGCTCGGGCGTAGCGAGGCCGAGCCGCTGTACCGCAGCCTGCTCGGCGGTTGTCTTGCCTCTGAAGGCGAGCACGGCCTTGGCCAGCTGGCATCGGCCCGCGGAGACGACGCCCAGGCCCTGCGCAATTTGCAGCGGGCTGTGCGCCTGGCGCCGACCGATGAAAAGGTGCGTAACGATTTGGGCGTGGTGCTGATGAACCTTGGCGATCATGAGCAGGCGCGCTTTGAGTTTCTGACGGCGATTGAGCTCAAGGATGATAACCCACTGCCGGCGGTCAACCTGGTGGCCTTGTCGTTGCTGCAGGACAACTGGCAGCAGGCGGCAGATCTGGTGGCCCGTCTGCGGCTTAAGCCTGCGCAATTTGCCGAGGCCCAGGCGCGCGCCAGGCAGTTGAAGTCGACCGGGCGGGGTGTTCTGCCGGTCAGTTGA
- a CDS encoding A24 family peptidase: MHSIVLLMWLALCTEQDVRERQISNTLTLGAAACALAWLFATGHSWIGAEPSDAGWALAIVMLLTLPGYMLGRFGAGDVKLLGALALATSHQYVLGTFIGAGIAVLLWMLSRRRLWTLLNPKVKKRLQVLAEQVGDKQPFAPYVLVGFLLTAVWIQ, encoded by the coding sequence ATGCACAGCATTGTTCTCTTGATGTGGCTTGCCTTGTGTACTGAACAAGATGTCCGTGAACGGCAGATTTCCAACACCCTGACGCTGGGTGCTGCCGCTTGCGCCCTGGCCTGGCTATTCGCCACCGGCCACAGCTGGATCGGCGCCGAGCCCAGTGATGCGGGCTGGGCGCTGGCCATCGTCATGCTGCTCACCCTGCCTGGCTACATGCTTGGGCGCTTTGGCGCGGGCGACGTCAAGTTGTTGGGCGCGCTGGCGCTGGCGACCAGTCATCAATACGTGCTCGGCACCTTCATCGGTGCCGGCATTGCCGTGCTGCTGTGGATGCTCAGCCGACGCCGGCTATGGACCTTGCTCAACCCCAAGGTCAAGAAACGCCTACAAGTCCTGGCCGAACAGGTCGGCGACAAACAGCCCTTCGCTCCCTATGTACTGGTGGGCTTTTTATTGACCGCGGTATGGATCCAATGA
- a CDS encoding pilus assembly protein TadG-related protein gives MVVRSVVRQRGAIGLMAAITLGMALLFMLLVVDSGRLYLEQRKLQRIADMAALEALNGGGSCVAGVADANALARRAALRNGHADSPDRTLLVECGSVKAAANGIRAFTVDPQQTQAIRVTATHQVATSIAAGVWALADGNGLQSKTRLQAQATAGRTGPALARLSIRSSLLTINTAKSDQLNKLLGALLGTQINLGVAQWQGLLDADLNLLRFLDALAIEAKVAAGNYTDLLNKTLKVGDVLDVMAEVAAQDNPLVNVSGLVDLAVAGKDAGGIVLGELLNIQNGGTNAGLDATLQVLQLVQGTIQLANSKHAVETTLPVSVLGLANITTRLKIIEPPQFSALGDPSLAQANPMAAGQIYVRTAQTRILIQVNLGPLLGGLNLGIIQLVPSPSLDVGLEVASASSHVRGYDCSSASSKRLRVKNDGAAAKVMIGTIDNSKFFSNQPVTASPLVLLRVPLLGLDVGLGANSPVFSQAETYDYLKPPNIDQSPPASRTMDTKNIVASLGATLGGLELSPQIPLVSALLNIITGLIGGLLGSLLDPLVNNLLALLGIDLNAVTIDAHLSCQSGRPELLI, from the coding sequence GTGGTTGTTCGTTCCGTTGTCCGCCAGCGCGGCGCGATTGGCCTGATGGCCGCCATTACCCTGGGTATGGCGCTGTTGTTCATGCTGCTGGTGGTCGATAGCGGCCGGCTCTACCTGGAACAGCGCAAGCTCCAGCGCATCGCTGACATGGCGGCCCTGGAAGCGCTCAATGGCGGGGGCAGTTGTGTTGCAGGGGTCGCTGATGCCAATGCCCTGGCCCGTCGCGCGGCGCTGCGCAACGGCCATGCTGATTCTCCGGATAGAACCCTCTTGGTCGAATGCGGCAGTGTCAAAGCGGCGGCTAACGGTATCCGGGCATTCACCGTTGATCCGCAGCAGACCCAGGCCATCCGCGTCACCGCTACGCACCAGGTGGCGACCAGCATTGCCGCAGGGGTCTGGGCCCTGGCCGACGGCAACGGCCTGCAGAGCAAAACCCGCCTGCAAGCCCAAGCAACAGCGGGGCGCACAGGCCCGGCCTTGGCGCGACTGTCGATTCGCAGCAGCCTGCTGACCATCAACACGGCCAAGAGCGATCAACTGAACAAGCTGCTCGGCGCCCTGTTGGGGACACAGATCAACCTGGGCGTGGCGCAATGGCAGGGCTTGCTCGACGCTGATCTCAATCTGCTGCGTTTTCTCGACGCGCTCGCCATCGAGGCGAAGGTTGCCGCCGGCAACTACACCGACCTGCTGAACAAAACCTTGAAAGTGGGCGATGTACTCGACGTCATGGCCGAAGTGGCCGCGCAGGACAATCCGCTGGTGAATGTCAGCGGCCTGGTGGATCTGGCCGTCGCAGGCAAGGATGCGGGCGGGATCGTCTTGGGCGAACTGCTCAACATCCAGAACGGCGGCACCAATGCAGGCCTGGATGCAACCTTGCAGGTGCTGCAACTGGTCCAGGGCACCATCCAGCTGGCCAACAGCAAGCACGCCGTAGAAACCACGCTGCCGGTCAGTGTGCTGGGGCTGGCGAACATCACCACGCGCTTGAAAATCATCGAGCCGCCGCAGTTCTCCGCCCTGGGCGATCCTTCGCTGGCGCAGGCCAACCCGATGGCAGCCGGGCAGATCTATGTGCGCACCGCGCAGACCCGGATTCTCATCCAGGTCAATCTCGGCCCGCTGCTGGGCGGGCTCAACCTGGGCATCATCCAACTGGTGCCCAGCCCCAGCCTGGACGTGGGCTTGGAAGTGGCCAGCGCCAGCAGCCATGTACGCGGCTACGACTGCAGCAGCGCATCGAGCAAACGCCTGCGCGTGAAGAACGACGGCGCTGCCGCCAAGGTGATGATCGGCACCATCGACAACAGCAAGTTCTTTTCCAACCAGCCGGTAACCGCCAGCCCGTTGGTGCTGTTGCGCGTGCCGTTGCTGGGCCTCGATGTCGGCTTGGGCGCCAACTCGCCGGTGTTTTCCCAGGCGGAAACCTACGACTACCTCAAGCCGCCGAATATCGACCAGTCACCCCCGGCAAGCCGCACCATGGACACCAAGAACATCGTTGCCAGCCTGGGCGCGACGCTCGGTGGGCTGGAGCTTTCACCACAGATACCGCTGGTGAGCGCCTTGCTGAATATCATCACCGGGCTGATCGGTGGGCTGCTGGGCTCGTTGCTCGATCCGCTGGTCAACAACCTGCTGGCACTGCTGGGCATCGATCTCAACGCAGTCACCATCGACGCCCACCTCAGCTGCCAGAGCGGCCGGCCAGAGCTGCTGATCTAG